A window of Acinonyx jubatus isolate Ajub_Pintada_27869175 chromosome E4, VMU_Ajub_asm_v1.0, whole genome shotgun sequence contains these coding sequences:
- the LOC106968612 gene encoding translation initiation factor IF-2-like, whose product MEAAGAFPPGGASARPEKAAGSGRPEPVVARAAADARSPAAAGVAPAAARPGRGCGGGMPAAANKDAIIAPAWRSRGRELGGGGGGGGGGGDWAGPRRRRGGCGCRERRPPPRAGRRPPPLSALSRQRRLWWRAAHPAGSVPVRAGVAAGGSYLGLPFLYRPPSCCGAVAREMPGVTLGRGVLAPTSPRASPDPGAGALGGGGGSERALPLPRAPLSPPPGDEGGREPRALRSLLTRAGTSQTRLPPSRVCATWRRSAFSLRMLTGSRRAGGRAVASRRGGQRAQTRRRRGCSFRPQTGGCPGPRVVSAFLLDVHVKMPSLVKCDVTSS is encoded by the coding sequence ATGGAGGCGGCGGGCGCGTTCCCGCCGGGCGGGGCTTCGGCGCGGCCCGAAAAGGCCGCCGGATCCGGGCGGCCGGAGCCCGTCGTCGCCCGGGCCGCCGCAGACGCCCGCAGCCCGGCAGCTGCCGGCGTGGCGCCCGCGGCAGCGAGGCCGGGGCGAGGCTGTGGAGGCGGGATGCCGGCGGCCGCGAACAAGGACGCCATTATCGCCCCGGCCTGGCGGAGCCGCGGCCGGGAGctcggcgggggtgggggggggggtgggggaggaggggactggGCGGGGCCGAGGCGCCGGCGGGGAGGCTGCGGGTGTCGCGAGAGGCGGCCTCCCCCGCGGGCGGGCCGGCGGCCCCCTCCCCTGTCGGCTCTCTCCCGGCAGAGGAGGCTTTGGTGGAGGGCGGCCCACCCAGCCGGGAGCGTCCCAGTGCGGGCCGGGGTCGCGGCGGGCGGCTCTTACCTGGGCCTTCCCTTTCTTTATCGTCCGCCATCTTGTTGCGGAGCCGTCGCCCGGGAGATGCCTGGCGTCACCCTAGGTCGAGGCGTCCTTGCCCCCACCAGCCCCCGCGCGAGTCCAGACCCTGGGGCGggggcgttggggggggggggaggctccgAGCGcgcgctccccctcccccgcgcgcccctctccccgccccctggggacgagggagggagggagccccgAGCCCTTCGCTCCCTGCTGACCCGTGCGGGGACCTCGCAGACgcggctccctccctcccgtgTTTGCGCGACGTGGCGCCGCTCGGCCTTTTCCCTGCGGATGTTAACAGGCAGCCGGAGAGCCGGGGGCCGAGCCGTGGCTTCCCGGCGCGGGGGGCAGCGGGCGCAAACTCGGCGCCGTCGGGGCTGCAGCTTCCGACCCCAAACGGGAGGGTGTCCCGGCCCCCGAGTGGTGTCCGCCTTCCTCCTCGACGTGCACGTGAAAATGCCCTCGCTGGTGAAATGTGACGTGACCTCCAGTTAA